In Opitutaceae bacterium TAV5, one genomic interval encodes:
- a CDS encoding filamentous hemagglutinin: protein MNSGFRHTILRWRGLLARLVARASCPCHGAPHRHLPTLRRRPSVLHQALAFLLAVLMPFPAGARNILSRGGSSSAPPAAGATAPSAATVAEAQAALLAARAANSRNILSRNSDAIQAVRAAQAAARAAAQNAASTLPDGLKPGGLVVAPGATPGSALWSGALAPVESSSAATGNTLVTVEQTESKAILTWENFNVGKNTTLYFDQTAGGSDAPQWIALNRVEDPTSSPTQILGQIKAEGQVYVINKNGVIFGGSSQVNVHTLVASSLDFRGATTAERNETFRQGIAFDDQRLNTFAVDSAGAPGAPRTGVVIQGGARIVTDESGSIYLVGQDVTNAGELSAPGGQVVMAAGDRVWISKNWLGSGHNADYTDPDLRGVRATVSAGGTATNTGLVTTDRGNITVTGKSIHQAGVLAATTSVTANGSVTLLAGDAAASSSLYWMWPTSFGDITLAPGSLIAITPDDDTTTGMAAQYRPSRIEILGQTILMEADARIHAPSATVNFVARTNSATASAANDPSFIYIDDGAEIDLAGLSGVEVAMERNSITGELRLDELKDAPLQREGALRGKTVSVDLRRGTTLADFSGYYGLIENTAPELMTTGGTLKLDSGTVVTRAGSRIDLSGGSLRYLDGYVETTRLRGADGHIYDISTASPDIVYTGIYETSRRFEKGYTEGKSAGTLILGPQPGYGNTVDVAGNFGQSVRPYFVALEGAIDAGVTVGAYQREKHTAGASPQEAWKQLPEAATLLIGYTNTAGRSVGPNITIGTPAELPADLTHETLSTAFDPAGAHAIVLSAGLFDGQTFGTVDITSGIGGGDLVIAEGVTVDLGAFGSFRFTGSHAQIDGSILAPGGSVSILTDVAKGYYETSTTPVNWTTLGDDERPWIRLGSGAVIDVSGLWINERLDGFAASSTPLALDGGSVSLRTVSDLVLDSGSVIDVSGGGRLTAAGKLAAGDAGSILLENDIRPDANKGFSNVASGQFGRFDVLGADLRGFALGGTGGNDGKGGSLSLGASRSVTITGEPPPETGTGAADTLYLTPDFFRQGGFASYAVGAGGDLTVTAGTVIEPQALSRIASGALWSLPTGGDAGSVLAAGFLHSDLRQPMSLALSNGLRTASGDFAADTVNPGSSDAIRGNLTFATGAQLLMDPQSAIALHSTGQVFVDGTLSTPGGSIDVSTLAQSSGAGITLGENARLLAPGFVKTTPAVGAVSVRSVEAAGNVSLSVSGAQQSYLFTDPGSLIDVSGIMGTADLIRTSTTIVGKRAVYEAREVGGNAGSVTLEGARGGVVAGQIEAAPGGPAAAGGSILVSAGQLRTTPLTGLLLTDDETVLSFDPANPSAWAGTVTVYAPALRESGADSFAFRSPRSVAFDGDFSFTARRSLAFATPLLGIASGAAEDAVIELTAPYVSFGAFPGVGDTGNPPPGVPSAPPSLAGGLIVTASLIDIVQTLDLGGNGLGGFADARFVSAGDIRLTVGSGPVYFVGRLQSPGALTFESAQTYVTTASRVRAATDNGFLIQSGRSVTFAGNGNAAPVPYSYGETLTVRAPEIIQGGVVRAPQGRINLQATDSLVLAPGSLTSVSLEGAIIPVGAAIGGEIEPWIEAGVVPEKAITLGGPEVDVQSGAVVDVSGGGDLYGWEFIAGNGGSRDLLSTAGMFAIIPGYNSPAAPVYANTTATGSLAAGSLRAGDSVWLSGVAGLPDGFYTLLPAHYALLPGGMAIQALSGGFASLPAAGVTLADGSQIVRGYRAVAGTPVHDASLTQFRVMSQEVLRDYSSYTDISFNDYTTGLAARAGIVAPRLPLDAGTLTLAATSSLRLDGEGRFGAPEGGLLGNVDIAALRIAMLGDGQSAPDDSYLALSATEFSNFGVGSLLLGGTRSQAADGTQINVSATSIYISNDAASALVLPELILASRDTITIADGSVIRAEGATSGATAPLLLAGNGALLRASTGDRIGINRTGTSTVAGQLAIGADVTLAATGSLSLDGTRSVTTTPTTLLDTPQLDLSSSQVSIGDAPDGTGGLVLSGASVEALGRARSLLVRSHGTIDFFGDVTIGSRDADGEAALRTLIFDAAGLNGQGAAGDTVSVTAGEFELRNTFNVASTVPAPGEGTLRIDAEQWTLGPGASAVQGFAGVSVSADQVTASGTGSLAVDGALDIATDLLTAGKASDYRIAATGAVAVTQGRGSEQTPAASGGRLEVSGASVALDTTVSLPAGIFEARATAGDLVLGENARLLARGVTTHFYDTAATTPGGTLRLTADAGDITAVAGSLLDVSGNAGNADSGRIEISATNGRADLRGALADATGGSFALDAATLADFSSLNAALNRSGFTGERDIRLRDQSLALGAGETLAAGDVRLRSDTGSVTVEGAIEATGSIHLTGGDGVTVSGTLAGSSVELTATGGELALDAGSLVRATDGGSVILTARRDGDDIAIARLEGAVEAGEFVVRGERTYDYTATGVINAGDFVTMLDDASVWMTGSADAIHTRLGSATPFELQAAIRAASDGDLAVNGDLDLHTRRYGADAATPGALALSAGGNLSLNGSISDGFSTASASTGTLLDGRSWSYAFESGGDITLAAGKLVRTGTGDITLDAGRDLILKDTRSVIYTAGQKIADADGFNRGSRVGEYPVNGGDIRITAGRDIVAPLTQDFISGWLYRYGYASTTGGVSLADMSVASQTSWSVVFANYEQGIGALGGGDITINAGRHIRDLAVALPTTGQMTTAVGQSAGSADIVVRGGGDLRLHAGGDIYGGVYMLGRGEAEVVADGAITSGTQSYQRRDITVSSTAISNYVLRDLHALFALMDASLTVRARGDVEIEAILDPMLVPSIAANITGNGTTTLNRLNTFFNSYTDRTSADIVSTGGDVEYYNNPWAAADLARGNTARAIDQQMSVPSASNPGEVIIPRDLLYVPGTMRLAALQGDISLLQYFNNPQTNHAFRLAPSATGTLDLLAGGEITSDTPIIMMDVATEYLRTALAPFRNNTRTNLRLPTADTLGVATNYGRGDTPLHLGDTTPAHIYALAGSIAGASELDTEKLKIYLPKAARIAAGEDIANLTLSTQHNQATDITLVRAGRDIVVPDIRVLGQGELVVEAGRDIDMKSIYSTGLWTTGNLGSLATTNAVMTSGATRADIANLALRNEGADITILAGAAAGADYEKFIATYLDPANAAGVVRTYLPELRAWMETLGLAAGPDGSALDDAALVSAFSGLPQETRQPLLLDIYFTELKETGIDATNPDSPRFGSYQRGYLAVSTLFADPEESPRGNINFYGNPVLTQAGGDIDILVPYGDVRIDEVSHVAGGSVGVITQKGGQVRMMTDGDIALGNSRVFTLQGGDLLMWTSHGDITAGAGSKTRATPPALRYVVDNDGNSLLNATALQTGSGIGVLDAGDAAGARSRLDLIAPEGTVDAGDAGIRAAGDINIAALHVIGADNISAGGVATGVPTAVSPNMAALAAVNAAAGSLASAADETSRSQRPAPGAGEDIPSLITVEVLGYGEGGEPEKDDRASSGSRELDVARASRPPGAEHGVRSVM from the coding sequence ATGAACTCCGGCTTCAGGCACACCATTCTCCGGTGGCGCGGGCTTCTCGCCCGCCTGGTGGCACGGGCATCCTGCCCGTGCCACGGCGCTCCGCACCGGCACCTCCCGACGCTCCGCCGCCGCCCTTCCGTCCTGCACCAGGCGCTCGCATTCCTTCTTGCGGTGCTGATGCCTTTCCCCGCCGGCGCCCGCAACATCCTCAGCCGCGGCGGGTCCTCGTCCGCTCCCCCTGCGGCCGGCGCCACCGCACCCTCCGCCGCCACCGTCGCCGAAGCCCAGGCCGCTCTGCTCGCCGCCCGCGCCGCCAATTCCAGAAACATCCTCTCGCGCAATTCGGATGCCATCCAGGCGGTCCGCGCCGCGCAGGCCGCCGCGCGTGCCGCGGCGCAAAATGCGGCCTCGACCCTCCCCGACGGGCTCAAACCCGGCGGCCTCGTGGTCGCCCCCGGCGCCACGCCCGGCTCCGCCCTGTGGAGCGGCGCGCTCGCTCCGGTCGAATCTTCCTCTGCCGCCACCGGCAACACGCTCGTCACCGTCGAGCAGACCGAGTCCAAAGCCATCCTCACCTGGGAAAATTTCAACGTCGGCAAGAACACCACGCTCTACTTCGACCAGACCGCCGGCGGTTCCGACGCGCCGCAATGGATCGCGCTCAACCGGGTGGAGGATCCGACGAGCAGCCCCACGCAAATCCTCGGCCAGATCAAGGCGGAGGGGCAGGTCTACGTGATCAACAAAAACGGCGTCATTTTCGGCGGCTCCTCGCAGGTCAACGTCCACACCCTCGTCGCATCCAGCCTCGATTTTCGCGGCGCGACCACCGCCGAGCGCAACGAGACCTTTCGCCAGGGTATCGCCTTCGACGACCAGCGCCTCAACACGTTTGCGGTCGATTCCGCCGGCGCACCGGGCGCGCCCCGCACCGGCGTCGTCATCCAGGGCGGCGCGCGCATCGTCACCGACGAGTCCGGCTCCATTTACCTGGTCGGCCAGGATGTGACCAACGCCGGTGAACTCTCCGCCCCCGGCGGCCAGGTCGTGATGGCGGCCGGCGACCGCGTCTGGATCAGCAAGAACTGGCTCGGGAGCGGTCACAATGCCGACTACACCGATCCCGACCTGCGCGGCGTCCGCGCCACGGTGTCCGCCGGGGGCACCGCCACCAACACCGGCCTCGTCACCACCGATCGAGGCAACATCACCGTCACCGGAAAATCGATACACCAGGCCGGCGTGCTCGCCGCCACGACTTCCGTCACCGCCAACGGCTCCGTCACCCTCCTCGCCGGCGACGCCGCTGCCAGCAGCTCCCTCTACTGGATGTGGCCGACCAGCTTCGGCGACATCACGCTCGCCCCCGGCAGCCTCATCGCCATCACGCCCGATGACGACACCACCACCGGCATGGCCGCCCAGTACCGCCCGTCGCGGATCGAGATCCTCGGCCAGACGATTCTCATGGAAGCCGATGCGCGCATCCATGCCCCTTCCGCCACGGTCAATTTCGTCGCCCGGACCAACTCGGCCACCGCCAGCGCCGCCAACGACCCGTCTTTCATCTACATCGACGACGGCGCCGAGATCGACCTCGCCGGTCTCTCCGGCGTCGAGGTGGCGATGGAGCGCAACTCGATCACCGGCGAGCTCCGGCTCGACGAGCTGAAAGACGCCCCGCTCCAGCGCGAAGGCGCGTTGCGCGGCAAGACGGTTTCCGTCGATCTCCGGCGCGGCACCACGCTGGCCGATTTTTCGGGCTACTACGGCCTCATCGAAAACACCGCCCCCGAGCTCATGACGACCGGCGGCACGCTCAAGCTCGACAGCGGCACGGTCGTCACCCGCGCCGGTTCGCGCATCGATCTTTCCGGCGGCAGCCTGCGTTATCTCGACGGCTACGTGGAAACCACCCGGCTCCGCGGCGCCGACGGCCACATTTACGACATCTCCACCGCTTCGCCCGACATCGTCTACACCGGCATTTACGAGACCAGCCGCCGCTTCGAAAAGGGTTACACCGAGGGAAAAAGCGCCGGCACGCTCATCCTCGGTCCGCAGCCCGGTTATGGCAACACGGTGGATGTCGCCGGCAATTTCGGCCAGTCCGTGCGTCCCTATTTCGTGGCGCTCGAGGGCGCGATCGACGCCGGCGTCACCGTCGGCGCGTATCAACGCGAAAAGCACACGGCGGGAGCCAGTCCGCAGGAGGCCTGGAAACAGCTCCCCGAGGCAGCCACGCTCCTCATCGGCTACACCAACACCGCCGGCCGTTCCGTCGGCCCGAACATCACCATCGGCACGCCCGCCGAGCTTCCCGCGGACCTCACCCACGAGACGCTCTCCACGGCGTTCGATCCGGCCGGGGCGCACGCCATCGTGCTCTCCGCCGGCCTCTTCGACGGGCAGACTTTCGGCACGGTCGACATCACCAGCGGCATCGGCGGCGGAGACCTCGTCATTGCGGAAGGCGTGACGGTCGATCTCGGCGCGTTCGGTTCGTTCCGTTTCACCGGCAGCCACGCGCAGATCGATGGTTCGATCCTCGCTCCGGGCGGCTCTGTCTCCATCCTCACCGATGTTGCCAAGGGCTACTACGAAACCAGCACCACTCCGGTAAACTGGACTACGCTGGGCGATGACGAGCGCCCCTGGATCAGGCTCGGCTCCGGCGCCGTGATCGACGTGAGCGGCCTCTGGATCAACGAGCGTCTCGATGGCTTCGCGGCCTCCTCCACGCCGCTGGCTCTCGACGGCGGCAGCGTGAGCCTGCGTACCGTTTCCGATCTGGTCCTCGACTCCGGCAGCGTCATCGACGTGAGCGGCGGCGGACGACTCACGGCCGCCGGCAAGCTCGCGGCGGGCGACGCCGGCTCCATCCTGCTCGAAAACGACATTCGTCCCGATGCGAACAAGGGTTTCAGCAATGTTGCCTCCGGGCAGTTCGGGCGTTTCGATGTGCTCGGGGCCGATCTGCGCGGCTTCGCGCTCGGGGGCACCGGTGGCAATGACGGCAAGGGCGGCAGCCTCAGCCTGGGCGCGTCGCGTTCCGTTACGATCACCGGCGAGCCGCCTCCCGAAACCGGAACCGGCGCGGCCGACACCCTTTATCTGACGCCCGACTTTTTCCGCCAGGGCGGGTTTGCGAGCTATGCTGTCGGCGCCGGGGGCGATCTCACGGTCACCGCCGGCACGGTCATCGAGCCACAGGCGCTGTCCCGGATCGCCAGCGGCGCGCTCTGGTCGCTCCCGACCGGCGGCGATGCCGGCTCCGTGCTCGCGGCCGGTTTCCTGCACTCCGATCTCCGCCAGCCGATGAGCCTGGCGCTCTCCAACGGCCTGCGCACCGCCTCCGGCGATTTCGCGGCCGACACCGTGAACCCGGGCTCGTCGGATGCGATTCGCGGCAACCTCACCTTCGCCACCGGCGCGCAACTCCTCATGGACCCGCAGTCCGCCATCGCGCTTCACTCCACCGGCCAGGTTTTTGTCGACGGCACCCTCTCCACGCCCGGCGGATCGATCGATGTCTCCACCCTTGCCCAAAGTAGCGGAGCGGGCATTACGCTCGGTGAAAACGCCCGCCTGCTCGCGCCCGGCTTCGTGAAAACCACGCCGGCCGTCGGGGCGGTTTCCGTGCGCAGCGTCGAAGCGGCGGGCAACGTTTCCCTGTCCGTGTCCGGCGCGCAGCAGAGCTACCTGTTTACCGATCCCGGATCGCTCATCGACGTGTCGGGCATCATGGGCACCGCCGACCTGATCCGCACGTCCACCACCATCGTCGGGAAACGCGCCGTTTACGAGGCGCGCGAGGTCGGCGGCAACGCCGGCAGCGTCACCCTCGAGGGCGCGCGCGGCGGCGTTGTCGCCGGGCAGATCGAGGCCGCGCCCGGCGGCCCCGCGGCAGCCGGCGGCAGCATTCTCGTCAGCGCCGGCCAGTTGCGCACCACTCCGCTCACCGGCCTGCTGCTCACCGACGACGAGACGGTGCTGAGTTTCGATCCGGCCAATCCTTCCGCCTGGGCCGGCACGGTCACCGTTTATGCGCCCGCGTTGCGGGAAAGCGGGGCGGACAGCTTCGCTTTCCGCTCGCCCCGGTCGGTGGCGTTCGACGGGGATTTTTCGTTCACCGCCCGCCGTTCGCTGGCGTTCGCCACCCCGCTCCTCGGCATTGCCAGCGGTGCGGCGGAGGATGCCGTCATCGAGCTGACCGCGCCGTACGTGAGCTTTGGCGCGTTTCCCGGCGTGGGCGATACGGGCAATCCGCCTCCGGGGGTTCCCTCCGCGCCGCCTTCGCTGGCCGGCGGGCTCATCGTCACCGCGTCGCTCATCGACATCGTGCAGACCCTCGATCTCGGAGGCAACGGCCTGGGCGGTTTCGCCGACGCCCGCTTCGTATCGGCCGGAGACATACGGCTCACGGTCGGCAGCGGTCCGGTCTATTTTGTCGGGCGTCTCCAGTCCCCCGGCGCGCTGACATTCGAAAGCGCGCAGACCTATGTGACCACCGCGAGCCGCGTGCGCGCCGCCACGGACAACGGATTTCTCATCCAGTCCGGCCGGTCCGTGACGTTTGCCGGAAACGGCAACGCCGCGCCCGTCCCGTATTCGTACGGGGAGACGCTGACCGTCAGGGCGCCCGAAATCATCCAGGGCGGCGTCGTCCGCGCGCCGCAAGGGCGGATCAACCTCCAGGCGACCGATTCGCTCGTGCTCGCCCCCGGCAGCCTCACATCCGTCTCGCTGGAAGGGGCGATCATTCCCGTCGGGGCGGCCATCGGCGGCGAGATCGAGCCGTGGATCGAGGCGGGCGTCGTCCCGGAAAAGGCGATCACGCTCGGCGGTCCCGAGGTCGATGTGCAGTCCGGCGCGGTCGTGGATGTTTCCGGTGGCGGCGATCTTTACGGCTGGGAGTTCATCGCGGGCAACGGCGGTTCGCGCGACCTCCTCTCGACCGCGGGCATGTTCGCCATCATCCCCGGCTACAACTCCCCGGCCGCGCCCGTTTATGCCAACACGACGGCGACCGGCAGCCTCGCCGCCGGTTCGCTCCGGGCGGGCGACAGCGTGTGGCTTTCCGGCGTCGCCGGGCTGCCCGACGGGTTTTATACGCTCCTGCCCGCGCACTACGCGCTGCTGCCCGGCGGCATGGCGATCCAGGCGCTCTCGGGCGGTTTCGCCAGCCTGCCGGCGGCGGGCGTGACCCTGGCCGACGGTTCGCAGATCGTCCGTGGCTACCGCGCCGTGGCGGGCACGCCCGTCCATGACGCCTCGCTCACGCAGTTCCGCGTCATGTCGCAGGAGGTGCTGCGCGACTACAGCAGCTACACCGACATCAGTTTCAACGACTACACGACCGGTCTCGCCGCCAGGGCGGGTATCGTTGCCCCGCGCCTGCCGCTCGACGCGGGCACGCTCACGCTTGCCGCCACCAGCAGCCTGCGGCTCGATGGCGAGGGCCGCTTCGGCGCGCCGGAAGGGGGTCTGCTCGGCAACGTGGACATCGCCGCTCTCCGCATCGCCATGCTCGGCGACGGCCAGTCCGCGCCCGACGACTCGTACCTCGCGCTCAGCGCGACGGAGTTTTCGAATTTCGGCGTCGGCAGCCTGCTTCTCGGCGGCACCCGCTCCCAAGCGGCCGACGGCACGCAGATCAACGTCAGCGCCACCAGCATCTACATCTCCAACGATGCCGCTTCCGCGCTGGTCCTCCCCGAACTGATCCTGGCTTCGAGGGACACGATCACGATCGCCGACGGCAGCGTCATCCGCGCCGAAGGCGCCACCTCCGGCGCCACCGCACCGCTCCTCCTCGCGGGCAACGGAGCCCTGCTCCGCGCTTCCACCGGCGACCGTATCGGGATCAACCGCACCGGCACGAGCACCGTCGCCGGCCAACTCGCGATCGGCGCGGATGTGACGCTGGCCGCCACCGGTTCGCTGTCGCTCGACGGCACGCGTTCCGTCACCACGACGCCGACCACGCTTCTGGATACGCCGCAGCTCGACCTCTCCAGTTCGCAAGTCAGCATCGGCGACGCGCCGGACGGCACCGGCGGCCTTGTGCTCAGCGGAGCGAGTGTCGAGGCGCTGGGCCGCGCGCGCAGCCTGCTCGTGCGCAGCCATGGCACAATCGACTTTTTCGGCGACGTGACCATCGGCAGCCGCGATGCCGACGGGGAAGCGGCGCTCCGGACGCTCATTTTCGACGCCGCCGGCCTCAACGGCCAGGGAGCCGCCGGCGACACGGTATCGGTCACCGCCGGTGAGTTCGAGCTTCGCAATACCTTCAATGTTGCCTCGACCGTGCCCGCCCCCGGCGAGGGCACCCTCCGGATTGACGCGGAGCAGTGGACGCTCGGACCCGGAGCGAGCGCCGTGCAGGGTTTTGCCGGCGTCAGCGTTTCCGCCGATCAGGTGACGGCCAGCGGCACGGGTTCGCTCGCGGTCGACGGGGCGCTGGACATCGCCACCGATCTGCTCACTGCCGGGAAGGCGTCGGACTACCGGATCGCTGCCACCGGCGCGGTCGCCGTCACGCAGGGTCGCGGCTCCGAACAGACTCCGGCGGCATCCGGCGGCCGTCTCGAGGTCAGTGGGGCGAGTGTGGCGCTCGACACCACGGTCAGTCTCCCCGCCGGTATTTTCGAGGCCCGGGCCACGGCCGGCGATCTCGTTCTCGGTGAAAACGCCCGGCTCCTCGCCCGCGGTGTGACGACCCACTTTTACGATACGGCCGCGACGACTCCGGGCGGCACGCTGCGGCTCACCGCCGACGCGGGCGACATAACCGCCGTTGCCGGTTCGCTTCTCGACGTGTCCGGAAACGCGGGCAACGCCGATTCCGGGCGTATCGAAATCAGTGCTACGAACGGCCGCGCCGACCTGCGCGGCGCGCTCGCCGACGCGACCGGCGGGAGTTTTGCGCTCGATGCGGCGACGCTCGCCGATTTTTCCTCCCTCAATGCTGCCCTCAACCGCTCGGGCTTCACCGGCGAGCGCGACATCCGGCTGCGCGACCAGTCGCTCGCGCTCGGCGCCGGCGAGACCCTCGCGGCCGGCGATGTCCGCCTCCGGTCCGACACCGGCAGCGTCACCGTGGAGGGTGCGATCGAGGCGACCGGCAGCATTCACCTCACCGGCGGCGACGGCGTGACCGTAAGCGGCACGCTCGCGGGCTCCTCCGTGGAGCTCACCGCCACCGGCGGTGAACTGGCGCTCGACGCCGGATCGCTTGTCCGCGCCACCGACGGCGGCTCCGTCATCCTCACGGCGCGGCGCGATGGCGACGACATCGCCATCGCGCGGCTCGAGGGAGCCGTCGAGGCCGGCGAGTTCGTCGTGCGCGGCGAGCGCACCTACGACTACACCGCCACGGGCGTCATCAACGCGGGCGATTTCGTGACCATGCTCGACGATGCTTCCGTGTGGATGACCGGCTCCGCCGACGCCATCCACACCCGCCTCGGCAGCGCCACGCCTTTCGAGCTTCAGGCGGCCATTCGCGCCGCCAGCGACGGCGATCTCGCCGTCAACGGCGACCTCGACCTGCATACCCGCCGCTACGGCGCCGATGCCGCCACTCCCGGCGCGCTTGCCCTTTCCGCCGGCGGCAATCTCTCGCTCAACGGCAGCATCAGCGACGGCTTTTCCACCGCCTCCGCCTCGACCGGCACGCTCCTCGACGGCCGCTCCTGGAGCTACGCTTTCGAGAGCGGCGGCGACATCACGCTCGCCGCCGGAAAACTCGTGCGCACCGGTACCGGCGATATCACCCTCGATGCCGGCCGCGACCTCATTCTCAAGGATACCAGATCGGTCATCTACACCGCGGGGCAAAAGATCGCCGATGCCGATGGCTTCAATCGCGGCAGCCGCGTCGGCGAATATCCGGTCAACGGCGGCGATATCCGCATCACGGCGGGCCGCGATATCGTGGCGCCGCTCACGCAGGACTTCATCTCGGGCTGGCTCTACCGGTACGGCTATGCGAGCACGACCGGCGGCGTATCGCTCGCCGACATGTCGGTGGCGTCGCAAACGAGCTGGTCCGTCGTTTTCGCCAACTACGAGCAGGGCATCGGCGCGCTCGGAGGCGGCGACATCACGATTAATGCCGGCCGTCACATCCGCGATCTGGCCGTGGCGCTGCCGACCACCGGACAGATGACGACTGCCGTGGGCCAGTCCGCCGGTTCCGCCGACATCGTGGTCCGGGGCGGCGGAGACCTCCGTCTGCATGCCGGCGGCGACATCTACGGCGGCGTCTACATGCTCGGCCGCGGCGAGGCCGAGGTCGTGGCCGACGGCGCAATCACCTCCGGCACGCAAAGCTACCAGCGCAGGGACATCACCGTTTCGAGCACCGCCATTTCCAACTACGTACTGCGCGACCTTCATGCGCTCTTCGCCCTCATGGATGCGAGCCTCACCGTCCGCGCCCGCGGCGATGTGGAAATCGAGGCGATCCTCGATCCGATGCTCGTGCCCTCGATCGCGGCCAACATCACCGGCAACGGCACCACCACGCTCAACCGGCTCAACACCTTTTTCAACAGCTACACCGACCGCACGTCCGCCGACATCGTTTCCACCGGAGGCGACGTGGAGTATTACAACAATCCGTGGGCCGCCGCGGACCTCGCGCGCGGCAACACGGCCCGCGCCATCGACCAGCAGATGTCCGTGCCCTCCGCCTCGAACCCGGGCGAGGTCATTATCCCGCGCGATCTCCTCTACGTGCCGGGCACGATGCGCCTGGCTGCGCTGCAGGGCGACATCTCGCTGCTCCAGTATTTCAACAACCCGCAGACCAACCACGCCTTCCGCCTCGCCCCGTCGGCCACCGGCACGCTCGATCTGCTCGCGGGAGGGGAGATCACCTCCGACACCCCGATCATCATGATGGATGTGGCGACCGAATACCTGCGCACCGCGCTGGCCCCCTTCCGCAACAACACCCGCACCAACCTCCGTCTTCCCACGGCGGATACGCTCGGCGTCGCCACCAACTACGGCCGGGGCGATACGCCGCTCCATCTCGGCGACACTACGCCCGCGCACATTTACGCGCTGGCCGGCTCGATCGCAGGCGCGAGCGAGCTCGATACCGAAAAGCTCAAGATCTACCTGCCGAAAGCCGCACGCATCGCCGCCGGCGAGGACATCGCCAACCTCACGCTCTCCACCCAGCACAACCAGGCAACCGACATCACGCTCGTCCGCGCCGGCCGCGACATTGTCGTGCCCGACATCAGGGTTCTCGGTCAGGGCGAGCTCGTTGTGGAGGCCGGTCGCGACATCGACATGAAGTCGATCTACAGCACCGGACTCTGGACGACCGGAAACCTCGGCAGCCTCGCCACGACCAACGCCGTCATGACCAGCGGCGCCACCCGCGCCGACATCGCCAACCTCGCCCTCCGCAACGAGGGCGCCGACATCACGATCCTCGCCGGAGCGGCCGCCGGTGCGGACTACGAGAAATTTATCGCCACCTACCTCGACCCGGCCAACGCCGCCGGCGTTGTCCGCACGTACCTCCCCGAGTTGCGCGCCTGGATGGAGACGCTCGGCCTTGCCGCCGGCCCGGACGGCTCCGCTCTCGACGACGCCGCTCTCGTCTCCGCGTTTTCCGGCCTGCCGCAGGAGACGCGCCAGCCTCTGCTGCTCGACATCTATTTTACCGAACTGAAGGAGACGGGCATCGACGCCACCAATCCCGACAGCCCGCGTTTCGGCAGCTATCAGCGAGGCTACCTCGCGGTCTCCACGCTCTTCGCCGACCCGGAGGAAAGCCCGCGCGGCAACATCAACTTCTACGGCAATCCCGTCCTCACGCAGGCGGGCGGCGACATCGACATTCTCGTCCCTTACGGCGACGTCCGGATCGACGAGGTGTCGCACGTTGCGGGCGGCAGCGTGGGCGTCATCACGCAAAAAGGCGGGCAGGTGCGCATGATGACCGACGGTGATATCGCCCTCGGCAACTCGCGCGTGTTCACGCTGCAAGGCGGCGACCTGCTCATGTGGACTTCGCACGGGGACATCACGGCCGGCGCCGGTTCGAAAACCCGGGCCACGCCGCCCGCGCTCCGCTACGTCGTCGACAACGACGGCAATTCCCTCCTCAACGCCACCGCCCTGCAAACCGGCTCCGGCATCGGGGTGCTCGACGCCGGTGACGCAGCCGGGGCGCGGAGCCGCCTCGATCTGATCGCGCCCGAAGGCACCGTGGATGCGGGCGATGCCGGCATTCGCGCGGCGGGCGATATCAATATCGCCGCGCTCCACGTCATCGGCGCGGACAACATCAGCGCAGGCGGCGTGGCCACCGGCGTGCCGACGGCCGTTTCGCCCAACATGGCGGCCCTGGCCGCGGTCAATGCTGCGGCCGGCTCCCTCGCCAGCGCGGCCGACGAGACCTCCCGGAGCCAGCGCCCGGCACCGGGCGCCGGCGAGGATATCCCTTCGCTCATCACGGTCGAAGTCCTTGGCTACGGCGAGGGCGGCGAGCCGGAAAAAGACGATCGCGCGAGCAGCGGCAGTCGCGAACTCGATGTGGCGCGGGCGTCCCGCCCGCCCGGAGCGGAGCATGGCGTCAGATCCGTCATGTGA